The region CAGTATTGGAAACTCATGAAGAGTTGGAATGCCGTCCTTGCGGTCTGCATGGCGGCAGAAGTTGCCCGGAGAAGCATCATAAATGTATGACGGATATTTCGGTTGAGAAGGTTTGGAATGAAATTTTACGGAAAGTCGGAAAAGGCAACGGGAGTGAAAATGATTAGGCTGAATAAAGTTTTTATCCCCTTGCTGGTTTTGTCATGTTTGGTCCTGTTTACAGGATGTAAGGTAAAAGAATTCGGGAAAACAGCTGAGCCGGTTCAGGCTCTCATCCCGATTAAAGTCTCTTCCGCACCGTATACGGAGCAAAAGAAAAGCGTAATCGTCTGCACTGCCGATTTTATGCGTGCTGCCCGTTATTTTTCCTATTTGCACCGTGAATATGAAGGGGTCAAATCCGTTATCCTCAAAGTTCCGTCCTGTAACGGGACAGCACAGTCGGCCGAGAACGTGTTTTCCGGGGTGCGCGAACAGATTACCCGCTTGAATAAAGACGGCAAGGTCATGTCTGTGCTTATTCTCGGAAACCGGGAAATTGTGCCCTCTGCCCAGTTCGGCGAAGTTAACGGAACCGCAGTTCATATTTCCGATTACAGCTACGGCGGTTCTGCCTCGGCACCGGAGAATGTTCTTCCCGTGGGCAGAATCCCCGCTCGTGACTGCGCTGAGGCGGAAGATGTGGCCGCAAAATATGAGCGTTGGTATGAGGATCGAGAGTTCCGTCCGGCATGGCCGGTTTCCTTTCTCGGAGGCGAAAGTTTTTCCGGTCAGGTTTTTTCCGATTCGGAATTACTTTTTTTTACTTTGCAGCAGGAAGGCATCGCAGGACCGGAGGCCATACGTTACCTCGGCGCGGCCGGAGGAGTTACCCCGCGGCGGTTGCGTCAGTCGCTGGCTGAAGATGATGTCTCCGTGCAATGGCTGGCTCTTGAGGCTACGGCGGAAGGATTTCAGGCCGGAAACGGGGTTGTGTCTGTTTCGGATATTTTGAGTCTTGAATACAAACCCGGGCTGCCCGTGGTGCTCAATCCTTCCTGTGATGTAATCACCGCCAACTCGACCGTTCCCTCCCCGGCGGAGGCGATTGTTCTTTCTCCCGGTGGCGGCTTGGCTGTACTTACCGGTTGCAACAATTCCGGTAATATTAATGCCGAACTTGATGACGGACGAGTCCTTCGGGTCAATTCCAGCGGTACTCCCCGTTTGCTTTTGGAATTTCATAAGGCTTACTTCAGCGGTAAGCATCGTATAGGTAATGCTCTGATTGAGGCCCGTGCCCAGTTCGCCCAGAATCTGCTTAAGAGCGAGAGCCTTGCCCCGGTTTACGATATGGTTTTTTACGGCGACCCGGTAATGACTCTGCCTCTGCCTGTACGTACTGAATCACCTTGCTACAGAGGCCTTAATGTAATTACCAAGTGTAAAAAACAGAAAGGTCTGGCTGTTTTCGCGGTAAATTCCACCATTTCATTTGCTATGGAAGAGGGTGGTGTTTATCCTTCCGTTGGACTGCAGGTTATTGATCGCAGCACCGGGCAGACTGTTTCCGCCATGAAGGTGGAAGAGGATGATGTCTTTAACTTCATGGCTGATGGCGAGGGGCAATACTTGATCTACTCCAGACCTCTGGACGGCCCTCTGGCATGGCAGTTTTTTGATGTTCGCAACAAAGAAAACATGGCCAAACCATCCCCTGTCGTTGCGCATAAACGAAATAAGCCTTCACCCAGAATAAGCTCCGGGTTGAAACCTGTTAATTATACAGTGCAGGTCAGTTCCAACCGGAAACCCAATTCTGCGGCAAAAGTCCGTCAGCGCCTTGTCGGGCAGGGCTATGAAGCCTATGTGGTCGAGGTTCCCTCAAGCAACAATCGTAAATGGTATTGCGTTCGTTTTGGGCGCTTTGATTCATGGGCCGCTGCGGTTGAGGCTTCTGCCGAATATGAGCGCCGGGAACAGGCAGATGCTAAGATTATTCGCTGTAATGACGGTTAATTAAATTTATAATACGTGCAGTCTTGAAGGTGTTATCCTTGTTTGATAGAGAATAATTTCAAAATATTAAGTATTCTAAATTTTTCTTTACTAAACAGGTTGTTGATTAGTGAATCCCAAATTTAAAAAAATTGTATTTTTGTTGATAGGGTTAACTCTTTTTGCCGGACTTGGTACTTACGCAATCTATTCGATAGAAGGGAGGCCTTCACGCCCCGTACTATCTTCAAAGTATAAATTTTTTAAAGGCCTTTCTGAGGAAAAGCTGCAACTTAGTAATGGTGAAATAATTACGCTGAACAGAAGTTTCTGGGAGAACAGGAACATCCTTAAAAAAGCAGTGTTGACTGTAGTAGAGCAGGAAGCTGGTCGGAAGCAGATAAATGTTACTCCGCAGATGGAATTAAAGTTTTCTTTACAGCTCCAGAGTAAAAAAGGAATTTCTTATTCACCGCAAAATATTCAGTGCCAGCGCGGTAGTCTTGTGCATGAGATCAGCAGGTACGTAGATGAAGGAGCCAGAATTCTATCTTCATATGAGGCGCAGCCTGAATTGAAAAACCGCGCTGTTAGAATTATTGATATGTAAAATTTTGATTCGCAGATAAGAAAATCCCCCTGAAGCATGAGCTTCAGGGGGATTTTTGTTTTTTTATTTAACCAGAGTAACCAGATCGTAATCAGTTACACTATCAATCTCGGCTTCAACTATTTGGCCGGGGATCAGTTCCACTCCGTCTTCCGGAGCGCTGACATAGGTTATACCGTCCACTTCAGGAGCCTGAAACCAGACTCGTCCGTTAAACAGCCCGGGCCACTCCTCGTTAGGTTCTTCCACCAGTACCTGAATAGTTTTCCCAATTTTTTCTTCCAGTATTTCCCGGCTGATTTCAGACTGAATCTCCATGAGTCGCAGTCTGCGATCTTCGCGCAACTCTTCGGGCAGCTGTTCCATCTCGCCGGCCGGGGTTCCGTCTTCCGGCTGATAGGCGAAAACCCCGAGATTCTGGAATCGTGTTTCCTTTACAAAATCCATCAACGTTTTGAAATGTTCCTCGGTTTCTCCGGGGTAGCCAACGATTATGCTGGTCCGCAGTACGGCATCTGGAATATGCTTACGGACTCTGTCGATAACCTTGCGGGGGTCACGGGCAAAGGGGCGGCCCATAGATGAAAGCACATCTGGATGGGCATGCTGCACAGGGATATCGAAATAAGGCAGCAGCGGTTTTCCTGCCTGAGCCAGAAAAGAAAGCATGGAGTCGGTCAGACCTGCGGGATAGAGGTACATTAACCGCAGCCATTCAAGCCCTTTAAGGGGCAGCAGTTTCTCGATCAGAGCGCGCAGATTTGTTTCATTGTTGTCAAGATCCGAACCGTAGGCGGTGGTGTCCTGACCGACTACAACCAGCTCCGGCACTCCCTGAGCAAGAATATGGCGGGCTTCGTCCACCAGACCGTTCAATTCCCGGCTCACGTGGGGCCCGCGGATTGATGGGATGGTGCAGAAGCGGCAGGAATGGGAGCACCCTTCGCTGATTTTCAGGTATGCGTAAGCCGGTCCGGTACTGATGATTCTTTTGCGGTCAGTGGAAATTTCACGTTTTAATGCTTTGGCTGAAAGCTCCGGCCACTGGTCCAGTTCATGGGTGGAAAGCCAGAGATCAACTTCCGGTATCTGTTCGCTCAGCTTGCCGTACCTGCTGACCAGACATCCGGCTACAGCCAGAACCGGGCGCGGGGTGAGGTCTTTGATGGCATCAGCGGCTTCAAGGATGGTGTCAACGGATTCTTCAGTTGCGGGGCCGATGAAGCCGCAGGTGTTAATAAGGACAAGGTCGGATTCTTCCGCTGTGGCAGCTGCGATCATTCCGTCGCCGAACGCTCCCAGCATGACTTCGGTATCGACCCTGTTTTTCGGACAGCCGAGGCTGATGGTATAGATCCTGATTTTGGTCATATTAATATTCTGTTTGTAATTAAATTTATCGATATTGGATTAAAGCTCAGTAGCCCTTGTGCGGCAATGGTTAACTCATTCCTGCTGAAGAGCAAAGCAGTAAATGTCCAGTTTCTTAATTACCTATTTTCCGGGAAATAGTTTATCATCAGTTCTACAGCTGGCAAAGTATTCAAAGTGAATGGTGCAACGGAGCTGAAATGCTTGAAGATTTAATTGAGATGAAAAAAGATTATATTGGAATTGTGGGGCGTTCCTTTACGCTTTCCTCTCTTTCTCTGCTGCTGCATGAGAGCAGCCGTGCTGCCGCGAACATAACCATTGAAGCCGGAGTTCTTATCGACGAGTCCGGAAATCCTCAGCAGAATGGTCACACTTTTCCCCTCTATGCGGACGTGCAGTCCATGCTTTCCGAACACCCTTCCATAAATATGGTCTTTGAGCTTTCCGGTGAAGCGGAAATGGTTCTTGCTTTGAGAAGGGCCATGCCGCCAGAAGTGACTCTGATTGAACTGCCCGCCGCCCGTTTTTTTCTCCGGCTGCATGCAACTGACCGGTTGTGGATAGCCTGCAAAGCCAATCTTATGCAGACTCAGGCATTGTTCAAGTCCGTGGTGGACCAGTTTCCCGAAGACATACTAATTGTCGGCGCTGACGGCTTGATCCTTGATTGTAATAGGCATTTTGCCGGGCGTACCGGAAAAACACTTACGGATTTGTACGGTAAAAATCCTCTGGATTATTTTGACGCAATGCGTTCGCTCTGTCCGCTTAAAGGGGAACGAATAGATGTCCCGGCCATGTCACTTGAAAACAGCGAGTTAATGTTTTCCGAGACAGATGATCAGGGCAAGATTAACTTCTATCGCATCTATGCCTATCCCATCACCGAAGAAGACAAAAACGAGGTGGTGCAACTGGTGGTCATTTGCAGAGATATCACCGAACGAACCATGATTGAGCAGCGTTTGCAGCAATCCGAACGCATGGCCACAGTCGGTGAACTTTCCGCCTACATCGCCCATGAAATCCGCAATCCGCTTATGGCGATGGGCGGCTTTGCCAAGGTCCTGATCAAAGATGAAAGCATTGATCCTTCCGGGCGCGAAAAGATTCAGATAATCCTTGAAGAAGCCCAGCGGCTGGACCGGTTGCTCAAAAGTATTCTCAGCTTTGTGCGTTCAAAGGATGTGCAGAAAAAGAATATCGATATCAACCGGGTGGCCGCAGACGCTATGCAGCTCCTTTCTCTGGGCTGCCAGTTGCAGGAAATCGAGGTGGAGATGGATCTTGACCCGAGCCAGCCGTTCGGTGTCGGCGGGGTGGAGCAAATTAGGCAGTGCCTGATAAACTTGGTAAAAAATTCAATGGAAGCCATGCCCGATGGCGGTAAACTGAATATTTCCAGCGGAGTCAGCGATAAACATGTCTGGCTGGAAGTTCGTGATAATGGTCCGGGGATTCCGGGCCAGATAAGAACCCGCGCTTTCGACCCCTTTGTTTCCGGTAAGGTTAACGGTAACGGCTTAGGTCTTCCCATGGTCAAGAAGATAATTGAAGAGTTCGGCGGGCAGGTGGAGCTGGCCAGCAGGCCGGGTAAAGGCACAAGTGTCATCCTGTTGCTTAAGAAAGCTCCTGTTGCCTAAACAGCTTCGACAGCGTATTAGTCTCAAAACATAATCTTGATGGCGAAGCGGATTATTCCCTTTGCAATTTTTTAGTTGGTTTTGTCAGCCTAAATCTCACAATTGCGATAAATTTTTACGGGAGATTGTTTTGAAAACAGTTGTTCTTGCCACCACCAATAAGGGCAAAATTGCTGAGTTTGATGAGCTTCTTAAAGATCTGGGTCTGGAAGTGAAAGGCTTGGATCAATTTCCTGAAATCGGGGAAATTCCCGAACCGGGTGAGACTTTTCTTGAAAATGCTATTATCAAAGCCCAGACCGTTGCCAATCTTACCGGGCTGGTGGCTGTAGCCGATGATTCCGGCCTTGAAGTCGATGCTCTCGACGGACGTCCCGGTGTTTTTTCCGCCCGTTACAGCGGCGAAGACGCTACCCCCGAAAAGAATAATGCCAAGTTGCTGGAAGAGCTGGACGGGGTGGCCGAAGAGAATCGCACTGCCCGTTTCGTCTGTGTCATGGTTGCCGCAACTCCCGACAATATCCGCATCCAGAGCCGTGGAGAGTGGGAAGGCCGCATAGCCTTCGAGCTGACCGGCAGGCAGGGTTTCGGTTACGATCCCCTTTTCTTCGATCCGGAGCTGGGCTGCGTTGCCGCTGAAATGACCCGTGAAACCAAGAATGCCCGCTCGCACCGAGGCAAGGCCCTGCGTGCGCTCATGGAACAATGGCCTGATTTTCAAGAGAAAATAGGTAAATAAATTTCGTTTTAAATAAAAGCGCATAGCGCATCCAAATAAATTGGAGTTACTTTTATGTGTGGAATTATCGGATACGCCGGGCATCGTCCCGCTGTTCCTCTCATTGTAGAAGGCTTGAGAAGACTTGAATATCGCGGCTATGATTCCGCGGGTGTTGCTACTATCCAGAATAAGGAAATTGAACTCGTTCGTGCCGAAGGTAAGCTGGCCGCCCTTGATGAAAAGCTGGCTCATAAGAATGTGACCAATTCCACCTTTGGCGTGGGACATACCCGCTGGGCCACTCATGGTGTTCCTGTGGAACGTAATGCCCACCCGCATCTGGATTATGAAAAAAAAATCGCCATGATTCACAATGGAATCATCGAGAACTATCAGGAAATCAAGACAGAACTCATCGCCAAGGGATACGAATTCCGTTCTGATACCGATTCCGAAGTGCTCTGTAACCTTATTGCCGAAGGCCGCAAGCACAATAATTCCATGCTGGAATCAATTTCATGGGCTTTGAAACAGGTGGAAGGCGCATACGCTATTGCAGCTGTCTGCGTTGACGAACCGGGAACCGTTTACGCGGCCCGTGTCGCCAGCCCGCTGGTAATGGGAGTGGGAGTTGGGGAGAATTTTGTCGCTTCCGATATTCCCGCCTTTCTGCCTTATACCCGTGATGTGGTTTTCATCGAGGACGGCGAGCTGGTCAAGATAACCTCCTCCTCATGGGAAGTTTTCAACTCCAAAACCCTCGAGCCGGTGGCAAAGGAAATCAGAACAATCAATTGGGATGTGCAGGCCGCGCAGAAGGACGGTCATAAGCATTTCATGATCAAAGAAATTTTTGAGCAGCCCAAGGTTATTTCCGATTGCCTTGCCGGTCGCGTCGATCAATCCCAGAATGAGATCGTTCTGCCCGATGTTGAGGACATGGAAGTCCCGGAAAGATTGCATATCATTGCTTGTGGAACATCCTATCATGCGGGTCTGTGGGGCAAATATCTCATTGAGCAGTGGGCTAAAATTCCGGTGGAAGTGGAAATCGCTTCCGAGTTCCGGTACCGTGATCCCCTCCTTTCCAAAGGCGGAGTGGCGCTGGCTATCAGTCAGTCCGGAGAGACTGCCGATACCCTGGCCGGAATCAAGCTGGCTAAAGAAAAGGGCTTGTCCATTCTCGGTCTGTGTAATGTAGTGGGCTCCAGCGTGTCCCGTGAATCAGATTATGTAATGTACACTCAGGCCGGCCCGGAAATCAGCGTTGCTTCCACCAAGGCTATGTGCAGCCAGCTTACCGCGCTTCTACTTCTGGCCCTTTACTGGGGCAGGAAAAAGGGAGTGATAGATGCCGCCACCTACAGCCGTGCGGTAATGGATATTCGCAATATCCCTTCAATTCTCGAGGCAGAGTTGCCTGCCATGCGCAGCAGGGCTCAGGAACTCAGTCGTGAATATTCTGAAGCCAGCAGTTTCTTCTTTCTCGGCCGCGGACTTTATTTCCCACTGGCACTTGAAGGCGCGCTTAAGCTCAAGGAAATTTCTTACATCCATGCAGAAGGCTACGCTTCTGGAGAAATGAAGCACGGACCAATCGCTTTGATTGATCCCAAGTTCCCAACATTCGCCATGGCGCTGAATGATGACCTGTTCCCCAAGGTGAAATCAAACCTTGTTGAAGTCCAAGCCCGTGGCGGTGAAATTATTGCCCTGACCAACCCCGGAGTTGAGCTCGACGTGGAACAGCCTTGGGTGCTCCCGGAAGTGTGGGGACCGCTGAACACATTCATAGCCCTCCCGGCTCTGCAGCTCTTCGCCTACGAAACCGCCGATTACCTAGGTAAAGACGTAGACCAGCCTAGAAACTTGGCTAAAAGTGTGACTGTCGAGTAAGTTAAGATTTTTATTTGATGTTGTGGACTAAAAATAAAGTTTGATAAAACGAAAATCAGTTTGCTGAAAATGGCCTTCCTTTAGGATGATGAGAATCATTTCCAAAAGGAAGGCTTTTTTCGTAATTAGTCGGTCTTCAATTTGATCCAGTAATCCTCATACAATTTCATGGATTCGCCAAGATAGTCTTCAAATTCACCACGCTCAACCACTTCAGCGGGCGGGTAGACGATGGGGTTTTTGCGCACTTCTTCAGGAATAAGGTTTACCGCTTTTGTGTTGGGTGTAGAATATCCCATTTCAGCTGATATTTTTGCGGAAACATCAGTACGGAGCAGGTAATTAAGGAAAGCATGCGCCTCATCGATGTTCTTTGCCCCTTTGGGAATGCACATAGAATCGATCCAGAGACTGTACCCTTCAGGCGGGTAAATATATTTAATGTCCGGGTTTTCCTGGTTGGCAATAAATGCTTCACCGTTAAAAACCACACCAACGGCTACTTCCTCTGCCAGCAGAGCCTGCTTGGGGGAGTCGGAATCGAAAACCCGTACACTTGGAATCAGTAATTTAAGTTTCTGGTATGCTTCCTCAATCCGGGCGGGATCCGTCTCGTTTACGGAGTAGCCCAGCAGTTTCAGGGCGATGGCAAATGCTTCTCGTGTATCGTTGGGCAGGAGCAATTTGCCGTTAAGTTCCGGTTTCCACAGATCTGTAACGGAGTTGACCATATCTTTGCCGACCATTCCGGTATTAACCGCTATGGCGGTCGAACCCCACATATACGGAATGGAGTATTTGTTGTCCGGGTCAAACGCCTGATTGGTGAATTTGGGCGCAAGGTTGGAAAAATTGCTCAATTTGCTCTTGTCCAGCGGCAACAGCAATCCCTGACGGCGCATCAGGCTCACATAATCCGAAGAGGGAACAATCAGGTCGTACCCCTTTCCTGCCAGTTTAATCTTGGCGTACATGGCTTCATTGCTGTCATAATTGGACATATGAACTTTGATGCCGGTTTCCTTGGTGAAGTTCTCCACCACTTCATCCGGAATGTATTCAGACCAGATATAAAGATATAATTCGTTGCTTCCCGCAAAAGCGGGTACGGAATATAGTAAAATCAGGGCAAGCCCCAAAAGAGTCTTTTTCATTATTTTTTCTCCTTAAGTAGTCTACGGGACAGGACGATGGTGATCACGGTAATGCTGATCATCACCACACTTAGAGCATTGACATCCGGTTTGATGCCCAGGCGGACCATTGAATAAATGCGCAGGGGCAGCACTTCGTAGGTCGGTCCTGTAGTGAAAAAGCTGATGATTACATCGTCCAGTGAAAGGGTGAAACTGAGCAGCCAGCCGGCCATCAGTCCGGGCAGGGCCATGGGAACGACAATCTTTCTGAAAACCTGAGCTTCACTGGCTCCAAGATCACGGGCTGCTTCAACTACAGTTCTATCGAAGCCTTTGAAACGTGAATAAACAGTGGCGGTTACAAAAGGAACGCACAGGGTCACATGGCCGATGAGCAAGGTCCAGAAACCGAGGGTGGTGCCCATTGCCAGAAAGAGCACCAGCAGAGAAATGCCGATGACTATGTCAGGGGACATCATCATTACAAATAAACTGCTGAAAACGGTCCTGCGTCCTTTAAAGCGATACTGGTGCAGCATAAACGCGGCGAAGGTTCCTATCAGGCAGGCGATGCTGGCTGAGAGTATGGCGATGGTTACTGAGCGCAGGGCCGCATCGATCAAGGTCGTGTTGCCAAGAAGTTTACCATACCATTTGAGGGTGAACCCTTTCCATGAGAGCGAGTACTTGGACGCGTTGAAAGAGTATACCGCCATGACGGCCAGCGGGAGGTACAAAAAAATGTATACCAGACCTACGTATAAGGATTTAATGAATTTATTCATATTTTAATCCTCCTGCCGGACCGGCGCATGCTGCGGTAATAAAGCGCAAGCATGAGTCCCATCATCAGAGTCATGGCGATGGACGCCGCGGCCCCCATAGGTAAGTCCCGGGCAGTAAGGAACTGGTCGCGGATGTAGTTGCCCAGAAGCATTGTACGTGCTCCGCCCAGAATATCGGGAATGTAAAACATGCCCATGGCAGGGAGGAATACAAGCATACATCCCGAAACTATTCCGGGCATAGTCTGAGGTATCGTTATCTTGATAAAAGTCGTCCGCTTATCCGCCCCGAGATCCCGGGCGGCTTCAAGCAGCCGCAGATCAAGTTTCTCGATGGCGGCGTAGAGCGGCAGAATCATGAACGGCAGCAGGGTGTAGACCAGTCCTATGAACACGGCAGATTGTGTGTACATGATTTTGATCGGCGCTTCGATCAGGCCGCAGAACATAAGTGTTTTGTTCAGGATGCCGTCAGCCTTGAGAACGGCAACCATGGCGTAGGTTCTGATGAGTGTATTGGTCCAGAACGGGATCATGACCAGCAGAAGCATAAGCCGGGATATGTCCTTGCGAGCCCGCGCTGCGATATAGGCAAAAGGGTAG is a window of Maridesulfovibrio sp. DNA encoding:
- the potC gene encoding spermidine/putrescine ABC transporter permease PotC — encoded protein: MNKFIKSLYVGLVYIFLYLPLAVMAVYSFNASKYSLSWKGFTLKWYGKLLGNTTLIDAALRSVTIAILSASIACLIGTFAAFMLHQYRFKGRRTVFSSLFVMMMSPDIVIGISLLVLFLAMGTTLGFWTLLIGHVTLCVPFVTATVYSRFKGFDRTVVEAARDLGASEAQVFRKIVVPMALPGLMAGWLLSFTLSLDDVIISFFTTGPTYEVLPLRIYSMVRLGIKPDVNALSVVMISITVITIVLSRRLLKEKK
- a CDS encoding XTP/dITP diphosphatase, which encodes MKTVVLATTNKGKIAEFDELLKDLGLEVKGLDQFPEIGEIPEPGETFLENAIIKAQTVANLTGLVAVADDSGLEVDALDGRPGVFSARYSGEDATPEKNNAKLLEELDGVAEENRTARFVCVMVAATPDNIRIQSRGEWEGRIAFELTGRQGFGYDPLFFDPELGCVAAEMTRETKNARSHRGKALRALMEQWPDFQEKIGK
- a CDS encoding C25 family cysteine peptidase yields the protein MIRLNKVFIPLLVLSCLVLFTGCKVKEFGKTAEPVQALIPIKVSSAPYTEQKKSVIVCTADFMRAARYFSYLHREYEGVKSVILKVPSCNGTAQSAENVFSGVREQITRLNKDGKVMSVLILGNREIVPSAQFGEVNGTAVHISDYSYGGSASAPENVLPVGRIPARDCAEAEDVAAKYERWYEDREFRPAWPVSFLGGESFSGQVFSDSELLFFTLQQEGIAGPEAIRYLGAAGGVTPRRLRQSLAEDDVSVQWLALEATAEGFQAGNGVVSVSDILSLEYKPGLPVVLNPSCDVITANSTVPSPAEAIVLSPGGGLAVLTGCNNSGNINAELDDGRVLRVNSSGTPRLLLEFHKAYFSGKHRIGNALIEARAQFAQNLLKSESLAPVYDMVFYGDPVMTLPLPVRTESPCYRGLNVITKCKKQKGLAVFAVNSTISFAMEEGGVYPSVGLQVIDRSTGQTVSAMKVEEDDVFNFMADGEGQYLIYSRPLDGPLAWQFFDVRNKENMAKPSPVVAHKRNKPSPRISSGLKPVNYTVQVSSNRKPNSAAKVRQRLVGQGYEAYVVEVPSSNNRKWYCVRFGRFDSWAAAVEASAEYERREQADAKIIRCNDG
- the glmS gene encoding glutamine--fructose-6-phosphate transaminase (isomerizing); the protein is MCGIIGYAGHRPAVPLIVEGLRRLEYRGYDSAGVATIQNKEIELVRAEGKLAALDEKLAHKNVTNSTFGVGHTRWATHGVPVERNAHPHLDYEKKIAMIHNGIIENYQEIKTELIAKGYEFRSDTDSEVLCNLIAEGRKHNNSMLESISWALKQVEGAYAIAAVCVDEPGTVYAARVASPLVMGVGVGENFVASDIPAFLPYTRDVVFIEDGELVKITSSSWEVFNSKTLEPVAKEIRTINWDVQAAQKDGHKHFMIKEIFEQPKVISDCLAGRVDQSQNEIVLPDVEDMEVPERLHIIACGTSYHAGLWGKYLIEQWAKIPVEVEIASEFRYRDPLLSKGGVALAISQSGETADTLAGIKLAKEKGLSILGLCNVVGSSVSRESDYVMYTQAGPEISVASTKAMCSQLTALLLLALYWGRKKGVIDAATYSRAVMDIRNIPSILEAELPAMRSRAQELSREYSEASSFFFLGRGLYFPLALEGALKLKEISYIHAEGYASGEMKHGPIALIDPKFPTFAMALNDDLFPKVKSNLVEVQARGGEIIALTNPGVELDVEQPWVLPEVWGPLNTFIALPALQLFAYETADYLGKDVDQPRNLAKSVTVE
- a CDS encoding ATP-binding protein, whose product is MLEDLIEMKKDYIGIVGRSFTLSSLSLLLHESSRAAANITIEAGVLIDESGNPQQNGHTFPLYADVQSMLSEHPSINMVFELSGEAEMVLALRRAMPPEVTLIELPAARFFLRLHATDRLWIACKANLMQTQALFKSVVDQFPEDILIVGADGLILDCNRHFAGRTGKTLTDLYGKNPLDYFDAMRSLCPLKGERIDVPAMSLENSELMFSETDDQGKINFYRIYAYPITEEDKNEVVQLVVICRDITERTMIEQRLQQSERMATVGELSAYIAHEIRNPLMAMGGFAKVLIKDESIDPSGREKIQIILEEAQRLDRLLKSILSFVRSKDVQKKNIDINRVAADAMQLLSLGCQLQEIEVEMDLDPSQPFGVGGVEQIRQCLINLVKNSMEAMPDGGKLNISSGVSDKHVWLEVRDNGPGIPGQIRTRAFDPFVSGKVNGNGLGLPMVKKIIEEFGGQVELASRPGKGTSVILLLKKAPVA
- the potB gene encoding spermidine/putrescine ABC transporter permease PotB; its protein translation is MKDKLLFKRFIIGGVLGWITVFGIVPTVMLLGVSFMSRHTDDFIQPVFSLASYYRLFQPALGTMLLQSLLMAGGATLLCLLVGYPFAYIAARARKDISRLMLLLVMIPFWTNTLIRTYAMVAVLKADGILNKTLMFCGLIEAPIKIMYTQSAVFIGLVYTLLPFMILPLYAAIEKLDLRLLEAARDLGADKRTTFIKITIPQTMPGIVSGCMLVFLPAMGMFYIPDILGGARTMLLGNYIRDQFLTARDLPMGAAASIAMTLMMGLMLALYYRSMRRSGRRIKI
- a CDS encoding extracellular solute-binding protein; translation: MKKTLLGLALILLYSVPAFAGSNELYLYIWSEYIPDEVVENFTKETGIKVHMSNYDSNEAMYAKIKLAGKGYDLIVPSSDYVSLMRRQGLLLPLDKSKLSNFSNLAPKFTNQAFDPDNKYSIPYMWGSTAIAVNTGMVGKDMVNSVTDLWKPELNGKLLLPNDTREAFAIALKLLGYSVNETDPARIEEAYQKLKLLIPSVRVFDSDSPKQALLAEEVAVGVVFNGEAFIANQENPDIKYIYPPEGYSLWIDSMCIPKGAKNIDEAHAFLNYLLRTDVSAKISAEMGYSTPNTKAVNLIPEEVRKNPIVYPPAEVVERGEFEDYLGESMKLYEDYWIKLKTD
- the rimO gene encoding 30S ribosomal protein S12 methylthiotransferase RimO, which encodes MTKIRIYTISLGCPKNRVDTEVMLGAFGDGMIAAATAEESDLVLINTCGFIGPATEESVDTILEAADAIKDLTPRPVLAVAGCLVSRYGKLSEQIPEVDLWLSTHELDQWPELSAKALKREISTDRKRIISTGPAYAYLKISEGCSHSCRFCTIPSIRGPHVSRELNGLVDEARHILAQGVPELVVVGQDTTAYGSDLDNNETNLRALIEKLLPLKGLEWLRLMYLYPAGLTDSMLSFLAQAGKPLLPYFDIPVQHAHPDVLSSMGRPFARDPRKVIDRVRKHIPDAVLRTSIIVGYPGETEEHFKTLMDFVKETRFQNLGVFAYQPEDGTPAGEMEQLPEELREDRRLRLMEIQSEISREILEEKIGKTIQVLVEEPNEEWPGLFNGRVWFQAPEVDGITYVSAPEDGVELIPGQIVEAEIDSVTDYDLVTLVK